Below is a genomic region from Cellulomonas sp. P24.
AGTCGTAGCCGTGCGCGGCGGCGACCGCCTCGTTGTGCAGCGTGCCCGCATGCGTCGTCAGGCCACCGGCGAGTGACGCGTCGGCCCGGAGTGCGGCCTCCCACCCGAGATCGGCCAGAGCGGTCAGGTACGGCAGCGTGGCGTTGGTCAGCGCCCACGTCGAGGTCACCGGAACAGCGCCCGGCATGTTCGCGACGCAGTAGAAGACCGAGTTGTGCACGCGGAACGTCGGGTCGGCGTGCGTCGTGGGGTGCGTCGACTCGAAGCAGCCGCCCTGGTCGACCGCGATGTCGACGAGCACCGAGCCCGGCTTCATGCGCGCGACGAGGGTGTCCGGCACCAGCGTGGGCGCCTTGGCCCCGGGCACCAGGACGGCTCCGATCACCAGATCGGCCTCGAGGAGCGCCTGCTCGATCGCGTACGCGCTGGAGGCGATCGTGCGGACGCGGCCACCGAAGGCGGCGTCGAGCTCACGCAGCCGCGGGATGCTGACGTCGAGCACCGTGACGTCGGCGCGCATGCCGACGGCGATCTCGATCGCGTGGCGGCCCGCGACGCCTCCGCCGAGGACGACAACCTTCGCCGGGGTGACGCCGGGGACCCCGCCGAGGATCACGCCGCGTCCGCCCTCGTTCTTCATGAGGTGGTAGGCACCGACCTGAACGGCGAGCCGCCCGGCGACCTCGCTCATCGGGGCGAGCAGGGGAAGCGTGCGGTCCGGGGTCTGGACCGTCTCGTAGGCGATACCGGTGGTCCCGGCGGCGACGAGCGCATCGGTGCACGCCTTGTCCGCCGCAAGGTGGAGGTAGGTGAACAGCACGAGGTCCTTGCGGAGCAGCGGGTACTCCGCGGCGATCGGCTCCTTGACCTTGCACAGCAGCTCGGCGCTGCCCCAGACCTCCTCGGCACTGGCACCGAGCGTGGCACCGGCGGCGACGTAGTCCTCGTCGGCGATGGCGGAGCCCTCGCCGGCGCCGCGCTGCACCATGACCTCGTGACCGGCGGCGACCAGCTGGTGCACTCCTGCCGGGGTGATGGCGACGCGGTACTCGTGGTTCTTGATCTCGGTGGGGATACCGATCTTCATGACGGGGCTCCTCGTGGCGGACTCGCGCGGACCCTCACCGGCCGCGGTCAGTTCCAGTGTGATGGACAAGACGTCAGTAGTGTGAAGATCATTTGTTTCAGTTCCATGAACGGAACGATAGATTCTGTACAATGCGGCCATGAGCGAAGAATCTTCGAAGGCGGGTCCCGGATCGTCGGTCGCCTCGCATGATGTTCGGCCGGTCTCCCTGGACGACGTCGACCGGCAGATCCTGCACCTCCTCCAACAGGATGCGCGCATGCCCAACAACGCGCTCGCCGCCGCCGTCGGGATCGCGCCGTCGACGTGCCTGACCCGCGTCCGCGCCCTGCGGAACGCCGGCGTGATCCGCGGCTTCCACGCCGAGGTCGACCCCGCCGCTCTCGGTCGCGGACTCCAGGCGATGGTCGCGGTCCGCATGCAGTCGGGGGCGCGGAACCGGCTGGCCGCTTTCGCACAACGCCTCGCCGCACGGTCCGAGGTCCTCGACCTGTACTTCGTCGCCGGTGCCGACGACTTCCTCGTCCACGTCGCCGTCGAGGACAGCGACGCCCTGCGCGAGTTCGTCCTCGAGCAGCTCAGCGCCTTCACCGAGGTCGCTCTGACCGAGACGAGCCTGATCTTCGAGCACGTCCGCACCTCGAGCTCCCGGCATGGTTGACGGCTCGGCACGGCAGAGACCGACGTTCCGCAAGAGCCGCGCGGACGCCCCCCGCGGGGTACTTCGCCTACGAGGCGGCGGGGCTGGCGTGGCTCGGCGCAGCGCCTGGAGCGGCGATCGTCGAGGTCGTCGAGGTCGGACCGACGTACCTGGACCTGCGACGCCTGGTCACCGCAGCGCCCGATGCCGTCCGGGCCCGCACGCTCGGGCGCGGTCTTGCTCGGACCCACGACGCGGGCGCGTCCGCATTCGGCTCCGGCCCGGACGGTTGGACCGGCGACCTGTTCTTCGGGCCGCTCGACGACCCGCTCACGCTCCCGGCCGGTACGCACGCACGATGGGGCGAGCACTACGCGGCGCAACGCCTGGAACCCCTCGTCGCCGTCGCTGCCGCGCGTCACCGGCCTCTCGACGACGGGACCACGCGGCTCCTCGCGGCCCTGTGCGAGCGCTTGCGGCGCGGCGAGCTCGACGACGACGACACCCCCGCACGGCTCCACGGCGACCTCTGGGCAGGGAACGTGCTCTGGACACCGGACGGGGCCGTCCTGATCGACCCCGCGGCGCACGGCGGGCACCGGGAGACCGACCTCGCGATGCTGGCGCTGTTCGGGTTCCCGTACCTCGCGGACGTCATCGCCGGCTACCAGGAGGTGCACCCTCTGCGGTGCGGCTGGGAGGGACGGACCGGTCTGCATCAGGTCTTCCCCGTCGCGGTCCACGCGATCCTGTTCGGAGGGCACTACCAGAGCGCGCTCACCCGGCTCCTGCGCCGCTGGGCCGCGTGACGTCGTGCGGACGACCGGCGTCGCGTCCTCTGTGCGACAGTCACGCCGCACCCGAGCCCGCACGCAACGGCGGCCCGCACCGTCGAGGTGCGGGCCGCCGTTCGCCCGTGACCAGCATCTGTTGCGTCACCGTCCACCACACCCGTTTGTCATGCTCACGCGCGGCTTGAACCGTCCCCGGCATCGTTTGGGGACTGTCAATGACGAGCCACCCGATCCGTGTCCGTCCACTCCTCACAAGGAGCGCGTCTCCACGATCGAGCCGGTCCATTCGCGGCGGGATGCTGGCACCACCGCGCAGACCGAGAACTGCAGATCCGCCGACCACCGGTGAGGGTGGCGTCGACCCGAAGGTCCGGGGCGGATCGGTCGCACCGGCTTCCCGGCAC
It encodes:
- the ald gene encoding alanine dehydrogenase yields the protein MKIGIPTEIKNHEYRVAITPAGVHQLVAAGHEVMVQRGAGEGSAIADEDYVAAGATLGASAEEVWGSAELLCKVKEPIAAEYPLLRKDLVLFTYLHLAADKACTDALVAAGTTGIAYETVQTPDRTLPLLAPMSEVAGRLAVQVGAYHLMKNEGGRGVILGGVPGVTPAKVVVLGGGVAGRHAIEIAVGMRADVTVLDVSIPRLRELDAAFGGRVRTIASSAYAIEQALLEADLVIGAVLVPGAKAPTLVPDTLVARMKPGSVLVDIAVDQGGCFESTHPTTHADPTFRVHNSVFYCVANMPGAVPVTSTWALTNATLPYLTALADLGWEAALRADASLAGGLTTHAGTLHNEAVAAAHGYDYVPVAVALA
- a CDS encoding Lrp/AsnC family transcriptional regulator, with the translated sequence MSEESSKAGPGSSVASHDVRPVSLDDVDRQILHLLQQDARMPNNALAAAVGIAPSTCLTRVRALRNAGVIRGFHAEVDPAALGRGLQAMVAVRMQSGARNRLAAFAQRLAARSEVLDLYFVAGADDFLVHVAVEDSDALREFVLEQLSAFTEVALTETSLIFEHVRTSSSRHG
- a CDS encoding fructosamine kinase family protein, which gives rise to MTARHGRDRRSARAARTPPAGYFAYEAAGLAWLGAAPGAAIVEVVEVGPTYLDLRRLVTAAPDAVRARTLGRGLARTHDAGASAFGSGPDGWTGDLFFGPLDDPLTLPAGTHARWGEHYAAQRLEPLVAVAAARHRPLDDGTTRLLAALCERLRRGELDDDDTPARLHGDLWAGNVLWTPDGAVLIDPAAHGGHRETDLAMLALFGFPYLADVIAGYQEVHPLRCGWEGRTGLHQVFPVAVHAILFGGHYQSALTRLLRRWAA